tgttggattatccatgacaatatacgttatttcagatataagaagacataacccattacgttgtcttccttgtacaacatcaaccttttagcatgtcatatttcaatgagtgctcacaattacaaaagatggccaagatagtatatttatatgtgaaatctctcttccttcaatattctttcaggaattgttcaagtgaccaatacaatgtttgctaaccttcaataaatttaccatctctacttcttatatgtaaagtcattactccccatgggataagcatatgaaacatatataatatcagatttatgatattcaattcattcaaccatttactcataggatataagtgaagcacacgagtaaatgacaaactactccaaaaagatataagtgaagatcaatgagtagttaaataattatgccgctatgtgaagactctctctcatttaagaatttcagatctggggatattattcaaacagcaagcaaaacaaaataaaatggtatctaataatagcaaacatcatgtgaagaagcaaaaacttaggatcaaccgatactaaccgatagttgtcgaagaagaaaggtaggatgccaaccggggcatccccaagcttagacgcttgagacttcttgaaatattatcttgggatgccttgggaatccccaagcttgagcttttgtgtctccttaattcctctcatatcacggcccccctaaatctcaaaagcttcatccacacagaactcaacaagggctcgtgagataagttagtataaaccaatgcagaaaccttatcatactctactgtagcaaatcactaaaattattattcaacattgcatactaaatgcctctgtatatttaatagttCTATCCtctaatagaatcattaaacaagcaaacatatgcaaacaatgcaaacataacagcaatctgcctaaacaggacagtctgtaaagaatgcagcaagatccatacttccctagctccaaaaattatgaaagaaaattcccactgtagtaaatttataatAGATTATTAtgaaaaatgtttcaacattttatcattttctgaattttctagggaatttttgcaatagcggtaaactttctgttttgaaacagcaacatgtatacttgcaaaataagcatggtaaaggatatccttgacatttttattgaaaatatagatgcaaaacattattataaatgacagcaagcaaatactaacaaaataaaatgacgctccaagcaaaacacatatcatgtggtgaataaaaatatagcccaagtaaagttaccgatgaacgaagacgaaagaggggatgccatccggggcatccccaagcttaggctcttggttatccttgaatattaccttggtgtgccttgttcatccccaagcttaggctcttgccactccttattccatagtccatcgaatctttacccaaaacttgaaaacttcacaacacaaaactcaacagaaaactcataagctccgttagtataagaaaacaaatcaccacttaggtactgttgtgaactcattatttatttatattggtgttaaacctactgtattcaaacttctctacggtttatagactcttttactagccatagattcatcaaaataagcaaacaacacacgaaaaacagaatctgtcaaaaacagaacagtctgtagtaatttgtatcaaacatatacttctggaactcaaaaaaatctgaaataaattggtgcacctgaggaatttgtctattactcttcttcaaaaagaatcaacttaaaatcactcttctgtaaaaaatgacagctaaactcgtgagcgcaaagtttctgttttttacagtaagatcacattaacttccactcaagtcttcccaaaggttctacttggcacaaacactaattaaaatataaaaccacatctaaccagaggctagatatattatttattactaaacaggagcaaaagaaaaaaactaaaataaaattgggttgcctcccaacaagcgctaactttaacgcccctagctaggcatgatgatttcaatgatgctcacataaacgataagaactgaaacataaagagagcatcatgaagcatatgactagcacatttaagtctaacccacttcctatgcatagggattttgtgagaaaacaactcatgggaacaataatcaactagcataggaaggcaaaacaagcataacttcaaaactttaagcacatagagaggaaacttgatattattgcaattcctacaagcatatattccttcctcataataattttcagtagcatcatgaatgaattcaacaatataactatcacataaagcattcttttcatgatccacgagcatagaaattttattactctccacataagcaaatttgttctcatgaatagtagtgggagcaaactcaacaaaataactatcatgtgaagcataatccaattgaaaattaaaatcatgatgacaagtttcatggttatctttattctttatagcatacgagtcatcacaataatcatcatagatagcaactttgttctcataatcaattggaacctcttccgaaatagtggattcatcactaaataaagtcatgacctctccaaatccactttcatcaatataatcatcataaataggagggatgctttcatcataataaatattctcatcaaaacttgggggactaaacatatcatcttcatcaaatatagcatccccaagcttgtggctttgcatatcattagcatcatgggtattcaaagaattcatactaacaacattgcaatcatgctcatcattcacatattttatggcAAGCATTCtttgtaattcttcttctagtacttgagcacaattttccttcccatcattttcacgaaagatattaaaaagatgaagcgtatgaggcaaactcaattccatttttttgtagttttcttttataaactaaactagtgataaaacaagaaactaaaagattcgattgcaagatctaaagatataccttcaagcactcacctccccggcaacggcgccagaaacttcttgatgtctactacacaaccttcttcttgtagacgctatttggcctccaagtgcagaggtttgtaggacagtagaaaatttccctcaagtggatgacctaaggtttatcaatccgtgggaggtgtaggataaagatggtctctctcaaacaaccctgcaaccaaataacaaagagtctcttgtgtccccaacacacccaatacaatggtaaattgtataggtgcactagttcagtgaagagatggtgatacaagtgcaatatggatggtagatataggtttttgtaatctgaaaatataaaaacaacaaggtaactaatgataaaatagagcacaaacggtattgcaatgcgttgaaataaggcctagggttcatactttcactagtgcaagttctctcagcaataataacataattggatcatatagctatccctcaacatgcaacaaagagtcactccaaagtcactaatagcggagaacaaacgaagagattatggtagggtacgaaaccacctcaaagttatcctttctgattgatctattcaagagtccatagtaaaataacatgaagctattctttccgttcgatctatcatagagtttgtactagaataacaccttaagacacaaatcaaccaaaaccctaatgtcacctagatactccaatgtcacctcaagtatccgtgggtatgattatacgatatgcatcacacaatctcagattcatctattcaaccaacacaaagaacttcaaagagtgccccaaagtttctaccggagagtcaagacaaaaacgtgtgccaacccctatgcataagttcacgagcggagcccgcaagttgatcaccaaaacatacatcaagtggatcacgtgatatcccattgtcaccacagataagcacatgcaagacatacatcaagtgttctcaaatccttaaagactcaatccgataagataacttcaaagggaaaactcaatccattacaagagagtagagggggagaagcatcataagatccaactataatagcaaagctcgcgatacatcaagatcgtgccgaatcaagaacatgagagagagagagagatcaaacacatagctactggtacataccctcagccccgagggtgaactactccctcctcgtcatggagatcgccgggatgatgaagatggccaccggtgagggatcccccctccggcagggttccgattggtttttggtggctacagaggcttgcggcggcggaactcccgatctattctgttccccgatgtttttagggtatatggatatatatataggcgaaagaagtcggtcaggggagccacgaggggcccacgagggtgggggcgcgcccagggggtagggcgcgcctccctgcctcgtggcttccctgatgtatactccaagtctcctggattgtttccgttccaaaaataactctcccgaaggtttcattccgtttggactccgtttgatattccttttcttcgaaacactaaaataggcaagaaaatagcaatttgggctgggcctccggttaataggttagtcccgaaaataatataaaagtgcataataaagcccataaacatccaaaacagataatataatagcatgaatacttcataaattatagatacgttggagacgtatcatccatcacatcattctttaatgatgtgatcccatttatcaaatgacatgtctatggctaggaaacttaaccatctttgattaacaagctagtcaagtagaggcatactagggacactctgtttgtctatgtattcacacatgtactaagtttccggtcaatacaattctagcatgaataataaacatttatcatgatataaggaaatataaataacaactttattattgcccctagggcatatttccttcatttggtTGCTCACATATAGACCAACCAGGTCCGCGCGAGATGAAATTGGGTTGTTTGGTTGTTTGCTTTCACTGTTGGGTCTGCATCGCACAGACTTTAAAGTACCTCCCAGCTAGGCCCGCTAGGAACTCCCGAATCGACAGTTTCCAAGGAATCGGGCTCGAGGGATGAACGTGAGCGGGTCCAGTGATGAAGCCTCATTTTGTCTGATATGTGGGTGTAAGTGAAGTTGCAGATGGTTTGTTTGTTTAACTCCTAATCTCGTCCACCTATTAGTCCCTTCTAACCTATACAGCGACGCTTTGATTCGGGGTAAGGTCTACACAAAAAGAAGCACTTCGATGTTGTGGTTCCATTCAGGCAATCGGTAAGTAGTTTCATCCATTGTGAATGTTCAATTCCGTGTTAATGTTTGGATCTACTTTGTATAAATTGTGTCAAATTTGTCGTGCACATTCGACCGTTTGAAAGTTCCTTtgcccagtagcttcatcttgcAGTTCCACACAACTTTCGTGTTGCACGTTTTCTGTTTCATCGATCGTAGACAAGTAGATCTACATTTTCCTCATGATTGCACATATGTATATGTGTGGTCTGGTTTAAGACACTCCTTACTCGTTCCTCTAGGCCTCTCTTCCGCATCCTGTTACACTGACGCCACCGTCAGCGTCATTCCTCTCGGTCTCCTCTCTCGTATCTTGCTACACTGGCGTCATAGTCGATGTCGTacatctcggcctcctctcccatgTCCTACTGCACTTGCGCACACTGTATTTCTTCTCCTCTGTCCTCTGCCTCAGTGCCCTCCTCTGCCTCATGCTAGCAACTAGTTCGTCGTTTTGCTGAGGGGATCGCTCGCCCGCGACTCCGTACTCGTCATGTCGGACGCAACACCGCTGCCCTTATGCCTTCTCTCATGCGCCCTACTACATTGGCACCACCGTCGACGTTGTTTCTCTCGGCATCCTCTGACACACCATGCTGCACTGTCACCACCGTCGAAATAGTTCCTCTCAGCCTCCTCACCCTTGTCCAGCTGCACTGGCGTCATCGCCGACGTTGTTCCTCTCGGCCTCCTTGCCCGCATCGTACTACACAAGCGCCACCGCCGGCGTTGTTCCCCCCGacctcctcctccatcctactacactggagtcatCTCCGACATTGTTCCTTCTCTCCCTTGTCCTACCACACTGATACTGCCATGGCGCGCGCACTGCATTTCTCCTCCTTTGCCCTCTGACTCAGTGTCCTCCTATTTGTCCCTCTGCACGGACTTTCTTTGCGGCGATGACGCTAGGAACTAGTTCGCGGCACCGCCGACGGGATTGCTCCCCTAATGCAAGAAGCCTAGATGTGGGCAACAAAACAACATGCAGATGttggttttttgcctgtttttcCTCGGCCAAGCTCAACTGAAACACAGATGCAATACATGCAAAATCCATGTAAGCAAGCAAACACTCcctaagggcgtgtttggttgccgctGTCAACAGTTCCTGCATCGCATGAACTTCTCAACCCAGCCTGGTTGAGCAAAAACAGGCCCTAATACGCCATATGCAACTTGATTGGTTGGCTGCATCCCTAgtccctgcattaggtaatacgcaagtgcactttgtttggttggctgcattggccctagcggcacatgaacacggcgtttggttgcatacggcgtacatgttgtgcttaccttgtaccctagttggtgagcttacccacaatgatcacacctagcacaccaacgccacaacacAGCAATGGTGACGAACtgggcgaagatgatgaagttcttcagcttcaggcCGAATTGACGATCCACCTTAGCAACTTCCACTTTGACAACTCCAACCTTGGCATTGTCGACACTACTGCCTCCGTGCTTTCGCACCCAGGCGGAGTAAGCTTGTTCTGTTGCCTGCTTAGTCTTGAACCCTCTATAGTTGCTGTTGCTATACGATGCCACTTGTGCATTGGCTTCTTCCCATGAACTATAAACCCCTGGAACCTCATCAatgaacacggcataccacttgccctagcaatgcacaagagcaagagttgaagcagcaaatcaatggaacacaagtagcaagcaaagtagcaaacaacaatggagcagaagagaagtaaagcatgcatgatcatacggcaTAACAAGTTCTTcctagcactaccttggtgttaacctaccaccacatccaaaagagggtgttgtcctaccaccgcaagttcaccatcaccgtgaggggttagtatataccacctcaccaaaatatacagaccatcaaatagtttttgagccctagctacacaaaatgtacatcgtcatcgtcatcgtcgttgtcgtcgccaccaccatcgccgtcggggatcatgcacgctcacaggcagcactactctagtagtagtgcttgcccagccagctcctgagccacagcacccagtgagcgtcggccatggcaacaaacccaacaccctgggccttgttgtcaagcaggtggctgagagctgccatgagagcctcgtcGCTGAAGCCACCATGGGTCATGACAACGCCATacaggtcagggtggacgtcgaggggcttgcactccctgatggttgttgccacctccttcaccgcctcagtcatgctgcagaagacattgatctcctcctccatcaggcctcctctcttcctcttcctatcaacGGGGTCAAATGGCTTGTCGAAGGGTTTCGCAGAGCgggcttgtcagggccatcaaggatctcgacgtccggggtcccagggaagtcaggcatgggagaaccaagaggctcccccgagcccatggcatgcttcccagttgccagcccgaaggagaagatgtgctgcatctggttgtagttctggatgggtgtgttgaggaactcagcgtcccttgggtggtcctaagaatgaaacacaagtgttgttagttgcgattaggagtaggcaatggtggacagtatgaaaaggaagagggctgtgagctaaccgcgacatggTCGGTGTAGTGCTCTGCCTCAagaactatggagcaagtgttctcatcccatgagggcccgctaaggtctctcagcttggacacttggatccatcgacttctccacttcctcaggtggttgtacacctgggtggcagacacctcttgcccacagaactcgaacacctgcttcgcaacggtgttcaagtgcacctccttgaagcccttgtcagtcctaactccactagagatgagctcacacatcttgttcagcacgaacgtggacatgaacggctgccacttcatgttgttcgacctacTATCCTTCTTTGCCTTTGTTGCTGCTAGCTTGAGtgcagtggcagcagcagtagttggctcaacgagcactactggcacatagagggaatcagactcgaacacctctgaatcaggtgccatTTCGGACATAGGCTGCGAGTCCTCGACAAACGATGGAGCAAACTGGCTGTCGGACACGACAAGGGCCCGACTAAGATCTTGCGTCTgtgtggtcatgtcctacaatcgtagcacgcattgacagtgagtatagcacacaacataccggacaatccatgaaagcaggagcatgcatgtacatggttcatcactatcatagcaAGCACATGACCACCAATAGCTACAAATCATAGATCTGAGCATGattcaacacaagcacaaggttcaacttcaaactctactactaatctagcaTACCAAatgcttgaacatctagccctACCAGAAATTGTAACCGCAGCATAGCAACCAACCATATCAGCTCACAGATCagaccactaatcaaccatgcatcaAGATCAAACCCTAGTTGCAActcagatctagctagaaggaacagtgagaaagggggattgaactcacagaggccatggcTGCAGCTTGAGGACGAGGGGGGGGCGGTGGTGGAAGATGAACGCCGGCCGGTGAAGGAGCTCCGACGCCGTGGACAGCCGGCCGATGAAGATGCGCCGCTTACCTGCTCGCCGGTACCGATGCGCGTCGGCGGGAGAGCGCGAACGGAGGAAGAATGGTGGCGGGAGttggggcggtgagggaggggcTAAATAGGGGGTGGAGCGGcgggaggtgagccgaaatcctcccgccgatttttcggcgacgcgggcgagctcgcaccatctcccctgctcgcacgaggggagaagcgcgtcgccctcccctgcctcgcccTGGCCAGGCTCGCGAGCTACTGCCGAATCGTGCGTTGCCCCTGGGCCTGGGCTGGACGTGCTTTAAGCTTCGTGCGATGCGGGCCGCGCAATGAATGCAGGAAACCAAACGGGCCAAATTCTTTCCGCCCGGGCCAGGCTGGAcctcatgcgggcaaccaaacacgtcctAAGCAATGGGGGGATGAGAGCGCGACTGCACCCACGGGTTGGACCAAACCATAGACAAAAGTCCTTTCGCTCCTGAGACATATTGTTTGAACAAAAGTTTGCTTTCCAACTGGAGAGGAGACATCTAACCAAATAGGAGAGGCCCGAAAAAAAAAGATAAATGACAACTAGCTACTTTGAAGGAACTTTTTTTTATTAGTTTGATCTACGTACATCCAAATGCTATCTGCTTCTTCACAGAAATTGATAGGCGAATACCGTATGTTGCAAGAAGCAAAGGACCAATGATGGACGGACTGGATTGCAAGAAACAAACCCAAATGTTTCGAGCTGCCGCCCGCGCTCCGCGCAGAAATTTTAGAGCCACATCAGCGATCCCGCCAATCCACCGGCCCAAGCTATCGGCCACGTCACGGATCCGCGGCATCTCTCCCCCGGATCGCCATCTTGACCGTCCACTCCATCCGCATCGAACGGCAGGCACACGCCTCCTCCGACGTCTCGTCCCCGTTAAAACGCCCTTCGCCCCTCCCCGCAAATCACAGCAGCAGCAGCCACCACCGTTCCTCCGATTCCACCACATCCGCTCGCAGCTCGAGATCGTCAGCCATGTCCGGGCGCGGCAAGGGAGGCAAGGGGCTCGGCAAGGGCGGTGCCAAGCGCCACAGGAAGGTTCTGCGCGACAACATCCagggcatcaccaagccggcgatccggcggctggcgcggcgcggcggcgtgaagcgcatctcggggctcatctacgaggagacccgcggcgtgctcaagatcttcctcgagaacgTCATCCGCGACGCCGTCACCTACACCGAGCACGCCCGCCGCAAGACCGTCACCGCCATGGACGTCGTCTACGCGC
This DNA window, taken from Triticum aestivum cultivar Chinese Spring chromosome 1D, IWGSC CS RefSeq v2.1, whole genome shotgun sequence, encodes the following:
- the LOC123160451 gene encoding uncharacterized protein yields the protein MVAGVGAVREGLNRGWSGGRNKPKCFELPPALRAEILEPHQRSRQSTGPSYRPRHGSAASLPRIAILTVHSIRIERQAHASSDVSSPLKRPSPLPANHSSSSHHRSSDSTTSARSSRSSAMSGRGKGGKGLGKGGAKRHRKVLRDNIQGITKPAIRRLARRGGVKRISGLIYEETRGVLKIFLENVIRDAVTYTEHARRKTVTAMDVVYALKRQGRTLYGFGG